Proteins encoded by one window of Candidatus Dadabacteria bacterium:
- a CDS encoding NADH-quinone oxidoreductase subunit N → MNMQVLFESTLAILPECVLILAALLILICAPILKKRWTGSLFLLAISGTVLSLVLNFSRFSGESSAFSGALVIDSFSAYFNSLFLLAALATILFSKDHLEKRTQWLEEFYALVLFCTSGMMVLASSVELMTLFVGFEIMSIAVYILSGFRSKSLDSTESGVKYLVLGGFSSAVLLFGIALLYGATGSTFLEEILKSPGNLPMYVCGATFVAVGVIFKIGAVPLHQWVPDIYDGAPLTVTGYMSVAVKAAAFVLLLRIFLGSAPEFENYMTAAVQIAAVLTMVVGNIAAIYQKSVKRMLAYSSVAHAGYALVGVAAVLSDSSVGSGSVLYYLFAYTFMNLGAFGILAYASREGDDCDTFERISGLWSRKPAASLALGVFMFSLAGIPPTIGFFGKYRVFLAAVDANLTPLAVIGIITSVISAYYYLKVLVYAFMREDSYGASANKPLSGATIAVLTAVTVFFGIFPFLSWDLAAQASITLLAGIAF, encoded by the coding sequence TCATACTCATCTGTGCCCCGATTCTGAAAAAAAGATGGACGGGGTCGCTTTTTCTCCTCGCAATCTCCGGTACCGTGCTCTCCCTCGTCCTTAACTTCTCCAGGTTCTCCGGCGAAAGTTCCGCGTTCTCCGGCGCATTGGTAATCGATTCCTTCTCCGCCTATTTCAACTCCCTTTTTCTTCTGGCAGCGCTTGCGACTATCCTTTTTTCAAAAGACCACCTCGAGAAACGCACGCAATGGCTTGAGGAGTTCTACGCGCTTGTGCTTTTCTGCACGAGCGGGATGATGGTTCTCGCCTCCTCGGTCGAACTCATGACGCTTTTCGTTGGGTTCGAAATCATGTCAATCGCCGTCTACATACTCTCGGGGTTCAGAAGCAAATCCCTCGACTCGACAGAATCAGGCGTAAAATACCTTGTTCTGGGAGGGTTCTCTTCCGCGGTGCTGCTTTTTGGAATCGCCCTTCTCTACGGGGCTACCGGTTCCACTTTTCTGGAGGAAATTCTAAAAAGTCCGGGGAATCTTCCGATGTATGTCTGCGGAGCCACCTTTGTTGCAGTGGGAGTCATTTTCAAGATAGGAGCCGTGCCGCTTCACCAGTGGGTGCCCGATATCTACGACGGAGCTCCCCTCACGGTTACGGGATACATGTCCGTTGCGGTAAAAGCGGCGGCTTTTGTGCTGCTGCTGAGAATATTTCTCGGTTCCGCTCCGGAATTTGAAAACTACATGACGGCCGCGGTGCAGATTGCGGCGGTGCTGACCATGGTAGTGGGAAATATAGCCGCCATATATCAAAAAAGCGTGAAGAGGATGCTCGCCTACTCAAGTGTGGCACACGCTGGATATGCCCTCGTCGGGGTAGCGGCAGTTCTCTCAGACTCTTCGGTCGGAAGCGGGAGCGTTCTTTATTATCTGTTTGCCTATACTTTTATGAACCTCGGAGCTTTCGGAATCCTTGCCTACGCGAGCAGGGAAGGAGACGATTGTGACACTTTCGAGAGGATATCGGGACTCTGGAGCAGAAAACCGGCGGCATCGCTCGCACTTGGAGTATTTATGTTCTCGCTTGCGGGAATCCCGCCGACTATAGGATTTTTCGGGAAATACAGGGTGTTTTTAGCTGCAGTCGACGCCAATCTGACGCCGCTTGCAGTAATAGGAATAATAACAAGCGTAATCTCCGCGTACTACTACCTCAAAGTGCTCGTCTACGCGTTTATGAGGGAAGACAGTTACGGAGCAAGCGCGAACAAACCGCTTTCGGGGGCTACAATTGCGGTGCTTACCGCAGTCACGGTTTTTTTCGGTATATTTCCTTTCTTGTCATGGGATCTAGCAGCTCAGGCCTCAATCACTCTTCTCGCCGGAATCGCATTTTAG